From the genome of Methanothermobacter sp., one region includes:
- a CDS encoding NADH-quinone oxidoreductase subunit H gives MGYLSPVNLPYMLLEIITAFIIGGLLLGLQRKVIARIQGRPGPPIIQHLLHTFKFYIKELSIPRTSSMPLYVAIVMALDGLWVLALIIGPILHGPLGIIILCYAIHKVSEHGIGLASGSPYTKMGSCRAVLSATAEMPLMAVMALVYFKTHTLILADIINYQIVHGSLVMQLPLCALAVFILLVSKAPYSPFGIVWGKDIVSGYKTEHFGVIRGVLMMGEILGYFVLLWCFLTLFFGGIINTPLDYIIGMTIITIILGFIAALTPMVAPYHSVMIQWIFAVLALVNAVLV, from the coding sequence ATGGGCTATCTATCCCCAGTCAATCTACCCTACATGCTATTAGAGATAATCACAGCATTCATAATAGGAGGACTATTATTAGGACTCCAAAGAAAGGTTATAGCGAGGATCCAGGGCAGGCCAGGACCGCCCATAATACAACATTTACTCCACACATTCAAATTCTATATAAAAGAGCTTTCAATCCCCAGAACTTCGAGCATGCCATTATACGTGGCGATAGTAATGGCATTAGATGGTCTATGGGTTCTCGCACTCATCATAGGCCCGATATTACATGGTCCACTTGGCATTATAATATTATGCTATGCCATACATAAGGTTTCAGAGCATGGTATAGGCCTAGCTTCTGGGTCGCCTTATACAAAAATGGGAAGCTGTAGGGCAGTTCTTTCTGCTACTGCTGAAATGCCCCTAATGGCAGTCATGGCACTAGTATACTTCAAAACCCACACCCTCATATTAGCTGATATAATCAATTATCAGATCGTCCATGGATCTCTAGTCATGCAATTACCATTATGCGCATTGGCCGTGTTCATATTACTAGTTTCAAAGGCACCTTATAGTCCATTTGGGATAGTCTGGGGTAAGGATATAGTCTCAGGTTATAAGACAGAGCATTTTGGTGTTATAAGGGGCGTTCTAATGATGGGTGAAATTCTAGGATACTTCGTACTCTTATGGTGCTTTTTAACACTCTTCTTTGGGGGTATAATAAACACGCCATTAGATTATATCATAGGGATGACAATCATTACAATCATTCTAGGATTTATCGCTGCCTTGACGCCAATGGTGGCACCATATCACTCTGTAATGATACAATGGATATTCGCAGTACTGGCCCTTGTAAATGCTGTCCTTGTGTGA
- a CDS encoding DUF2104 family protein — translation MAYFTYLPHLVMFTIGMVIGLEVSYKWHSEPFVRKRIETIPLIVALIGGGLMIIYAPLGLFFIGFVIGMRPGYGVYESIIGILFALILWVTL, via the coding sequence ATGGCATACTTCACATACCTTCCACATTTGGTCATGTTCACCATCGGGATGGTGATAGGCTTAGAGGTAAGTTATAAGTGGCACAGTGAACCATTCGTAAGAAAAAGAATAGAAACCATACCACTCATAGTCGCTTTAATAGGGGGCGGACTCATGATCATCTACGCACCCCTCGGATTATTCTTCATAGGTTTTGTGATCGGGATGAGACCGGGATATGGTGTCTATGAGAGCATAATAGGGATCCTATTCGCATTAATACTATGGGTGACCCTATGA
- a CDS encoding DUF1959 family protein: MTDKTIKKIKLWKLESYAYKNQVVKTLSETLKIPIEKVEELLAKNLDMARIESSHSSMEQAILFRLEKQIELDLGLDYLHHLELLDKEQLKTIKEEIIKKLEISGKLEIDPEEYKKLIEKARKKIIKILEGSG, from the coding sequence ATGACCGACAAGACAATAAAAAAGATAAAATTGTGGAAGCTTGAAAGTTACGCCTACAAAAACCAAGTAGTGAAAACACTCTCAGAAACCTTGAAGATCCCAATAGAAAAAGTGGAGGAATTATTAGCCAAAAACTTGGACATGGCAAGGATAGAATCATCCCACTCATCAATGGAACAAGCAATACTTTTCAGACTTGAAAAACAGATAGAACTAGACCTAGGACTAGACTACCTACACCATCTAGAACTCCTGGATAAAGAACAACTAAAAACCATAAAAGAAGAAATCATAAAAAAATTAGAAATTTCTGGGAAACTAGAAATAGACCCAGAAGAGTATAAAAAACTGATAGAAAAGGCCAGGAAGAAGATAATAAAAATCCTAGAGGGGAGTGGATGA
- a CDS encoding NADH-quinone oxidoreductase subunit B family protein gives MIKDFIRKRSIHVCLICTGGCNGCDIEVAALLSKRYDIEQYGIYLHNNPRECDALLVTGHVAKQWQEKLIELYNKVPEPKAVLAIGACALTGGIFQQESDKTGAPVSNFIPVDAEVPGCPPRPAEIATAILKYVPGVLASYSK, from the coding sequence ATGATAAAAGACTTCATAAGGAAAAGATCAATTCACGTTTGCCTAATCTGCACAGGAGGATGCAACGGATGCGACATAGAAGTAGCCGCACTCCTATCAAAAAGATACGACATCGAACAATACGGCATATACCTCCACAATAATCCCCGTGAATGCGACGCGCTCCTAGTTACTGGACATGTGGCGAAACAATGGCAAGAAAAACTCATAGAATTATATAACAAAGTCCCAGAGCCAAAGGCCGTCCTAGCAATAGGAGCATGCGCCCTAACCGGGGGAATATTCCAACAAGAATCCGACAAAACAGGAGCCCCAGTAAGCAATTTCATCCCAGTAGACGCAGAAGTCCCAGGATGCCCACCAAGACCAGCCGAAATAGCCACAGCCATACTAAAATACGTACCAGGAGTCCTGGCCAGCTACTCAAAATAA
- a CDS encoding nickel-dependent hydrogenase large subunit produces the protein MIIMSYIPIGPIHPGIKEPLRIKLKTEGERVVAAEVDLGYFYRGAEQIAKGKPWQKVVYLSERVCGICSHFHPVTFIEGLEKIADCEPPLRAQYLRVIIGELNRIQSHLIANALYFLAIEHETLAIYLLNIREKIMDLTEMITGNRVHYAWNIVGGVRMDIKESQKKKILENLDIVEPAVYRYRKMFKTGAFLGLRSKDIGKMSKKDAIDVRAVGPIARGSGVKFDWRQKHPTFTDYFDFKPVWRKEGDNYARIMVRFDEILESIKIIRRAIDELPEGPIRKECEIPEGSIDNRYEAPRGEVTYIFETAKNGIIKDITIRTPTIMNLEACVKHMFNDSPTIADAVAIYQSIDPCIACTERVTIIDEHGNKKDFRGMNNLLKEHSRRKEGVRGKL, from the coding sequence ATGATAATAATGAGTTACATACCCATCGGGCCAATCCACCCTGGAATAAAAGAACCATTAAGGATAAAACTCAAAACAGAAGGAGAAAGGGTAGTAGCCGCCGAAGTCGACTTAGGCTACTTCTATCGCGGCGCAGAACAGATAGCCAAGGGCAAACCATGGCAGAAAGTAGTCTACCTCTCAGAGAGAGTTTGTGGCATATGCTCCCACTTCCATCCAGTAACATTCATCGAGGGCCTAGAAAAAATTGCAGACTGCGAACCCCCACTCAGAGCACAATACTTACGAGTAATAATAGGTGAACTCAACCGTATACAAAGCCACCTCATCGCTAATGCATTATACTTCCTGGCAATAGAACATGAAACCCTCGCAATATACCTACTAAACATCCGAGAAAAGATAATGGACCTCACAGAGATGATAACAGGAAACAGAGTGCACTACGCTTGGAACATAGTCGGCGGAGTTAGAATGGACATAAAAGAATCTCAAAAGAAGAAAATATTAGAAAACTTGGATATAGTGGAGCCAGCAGTATACCGTTACAGGAAAATGTTCAAAACCGGAGCATTTCTAGGTTTAAGATCCAAGGATATAGGGAAAATGAGCAAAAAAGATGCAATAGATGTAAGAGCTGTAGGGCCCATAGCAAGGGGCTCAGGTGTCAAATTCGACTGGAGGCAAAAGCACCCAACCTTCACAGACTACTTCGATTTCAAACCAGTATGGAGAAAAGAAGGCGACAACTACGCAAGGATAATGGTAAGATTCGACGAAATACTAGAATCCATAAAAATAATAAGAAGAGCCATCGATGAACTCCCAGAGGGTCCAATAAGGAAAGAATGTGAAATACCCGAAGGTTCAATTGATAACAGATACGAAGCCCCAAGAGGGGAAGTCACATACATATTCGAAACAGCGAAAAACGGCATCATAAAAGATATAACCATAAGAACCCCCACTATAATGAACCTTGAAGCCTGTGTAAAACACATGTTCAATGACTCACCTACAATAGCAGATGCAGTCGCCATATACCAAAGTATAGACCCTTGCATTGCCTGCACCGAACGTGTGACAATAATTGATGAACATGGAAACAAAAAAGACTTCAGGGGCATGAACAATCTTTTAAAAGAACATAGCAGGAGAAAAGAAGGGGTGAGAGGTAAATTATAA
- a CDS encoding 4Fe-4S binding protein, translated as MSSVIWYIYEFARKKWIKRFLDAKTDPEIAESPSRFRDFPQVQKELCISCGACIASCPSPGAIKLVRDDEMEMAYPVINKSACIRCGFCVEVCPTEPKTLKTGENYLIKEEYKILPKDTLYVIDDYLCIRCEKCLEACKIGAISSHNNIITIDQSKCVSCGDCIKTCPIKGAIKEVFITNIDEQKEIINLLVDNLEKAINLEVERVRKLPDYDPEKIIKLEFSLSKIMKKALKILPDKEKVTKIVENITDRLKINVITWDEDKCKGCRLCIDECPTGALKYNEEKNITERDPEKCLRCSICYQTCPFGVPGLYTARFLLKDDKILITLKPSQIVGRG; from the coding sequence ATGTCCTCTGTAATATGGTACATATACGAATTCGCAAGAAAAAAATGGATCAAAAGATTCCTAGATGCTAAAACAGATCCAGAAATAGCTGAATCGCCATCAAGGTTCAGAGATTTCCCACAAGTCCAAAAAGAATTATGCATTTCCTGTGGGGCCTGTATAGCCTCCTGCCCATCTCCAGGGGCGATAAAACTGGTGAGAGACGATGAAATGGAAATGGCATACCCCGTCATAAACAAATCAGCCTGTATAAGATGCGGTTTCTGCGTGGAAGTGTGCCCAACAGAACCAAAAACTCTCAAAACAGGTGAAAACTATCTTATAAAAGAAGAATACAAGATATTACCAAAGGACACCCTTTATGTAATCGATGACTACCTTTGCATACGCTGCGAAAAATGCCTAGAAGCTTGCAAGATAGGGGCCATCTCATCCCATAACAACATAATCACCATAGACCAGTCAAAATGTGTATCATGTGGAGATTGCATCAAAACTTGCCCAATAAAAGGAGCCATAAAAGAAGTCTTCATCACAAACATCGACGAACAAAAAGAGATAATTAACTTATTAGTCGACAATTTAGAAAAGGCCATAAACCTAGAAGTTGAAAGGGTTAGAAAACTGCCAGACTATGACCCTGAAAAGATTATAAAATTGGAATTCTCACTATCCAAAATCATGAAAAAAGCCCTCAAAATACTTCCCGATAAGGAAAAAGTAACTAAAATAGTGGAAAATATAACAGACAGGCTTAAGATCAATGTAATAACCTGGGATGAGGACAAATGCAAAGGTTGTAGATTATGCATAGATGAATGCCCCACAGGCGCCCTAAAATACAACGAAGAGAAAAACATCACTGAAAGAGACCCTGAAAAGTGCCTCAGATGTAGCATATGCTACCAGACATGTCCATTCGGAGTCCCAGGATTATACACCGCAAGATTCCTCCTAAAAGATGATAAAATCCTCATAACCTTGAAACCATCCCAGATAGTTGGAAGGGGCTGA
- a CDS encoding 4Fe-4S binding protein: MEGADKIPVTVEKTYKPIREIEVQYEIDDKKCKECKDRPCLKVCPVDAIHEIPPDNHIEIDEKCIGCILCREACPYDAIKMKTILSEPIREPTPTINPKLCLNCGACVAACKTGAIELVASGKEEIHPVIDEEKCVRCGYCARACPSEAIKYGEILPRAVATGKALVINHNQCIGCMTCTRVCPSKGAIKVGKVSKLPYIDPAYCARCEKCMDVCPSTAIKYTTRTTASRKFNRIHTTEMVSEVLEKETEKVAEATSKINSILENIANEISNKHDEKNFEIDITDQIKEKIKEIIDKDIEIDEIVEIIEKTKPNREIASLEEKCIGCGACVDECPINCIELEMPAPISIGEECVYCGKCVQACPVEAINLKEEFFTIKDDRILFKRREIKGPKSGKVIPDDMICQACGICVNKCPVNALSLKNDKIIVDQEVCISCGECENICPVNAIKLIEN, encoded by the coding sequence TTGGAAGGGGCTGATAAAATTCCAGTAACTGTCGAAAAAACATACAAACCAATAAGAGAAATAGAAGTCCAATATGAAATAGATGATAAAAAGTGCAAAGAATGCAAGGATAGGCCTTGCCTTAAAGTCTGCCCAGTAGATGCCATCCATGAAATACCACCAGATAACCACATCGAAATAGACGAAAAATGTATAGGATGCATACTATGCAGGGAAGCATGCCCATACGATGCCATAAAAATGAAAACCATCCTATCAGAGCCTATAAGGGAACCAACACCTACAATAAACCCAAAACTTTGCCTAAATTGTGGAGCATGCGTTGCAGCTTGTAAAACTGGTGCCATAGAACTCGTAGCCTCTGGTAAAGAGGAAATACACCCAGTTATAGATGAAGAAAAATGTGTAAGATGTGGTTACTGCGCCCGAGCATGCCCCTCAGAAGCCATAAAATACGGCGAAATCCTACCAAGGGCCGTGGCTACAGGAAAGGCCTTAGTAATAAATCACAATCAATGCATAGGTTGCATGACATGCACAAGAGTCTGCCCATCCAAAGGAGCGATAAAGGTCGGGAAAGTAAGCAAATTACCCTACATAGACCCTGCATATTGTGCAAGATGCGAAAAATGCATGGATGTATGCCCATCAACCGCCATCAAATACACCACAAGAACCACAGCCTCCAGGAAATTTAATAGAATACATACAACAGAAATGGTATCAGAAGTTCTCGAAAAAGAAACAGAAAAAGTAGCAGAGGCCACAAGCAAGATAAACTCCATCCTAGAAAATATCGCCAATGAAATAAGCAATAAACATGACGAAAAAAACTTTGAAATAGATATAACAGACCAGATAAAAGAAAAGATCAAGGAAATCATAGACAAAGACATTGAAATAGATGAAATAGTAGAGATAATCGAAAAGACCAAACCAAATAGGGAAATAGCAAGTTTAGAGGAGAAATGTATTGGCTGCGGGGCTTGCGTCGATGAATGCCCAATAAACTGCATAGAACTTGAAATGCCAGCCCCAATTAGCATAGGAGAAGAATGCGTATATTGTGGAAAATGTGTACAAGCTTGTCCGGTAGAGGCAATAAACCTTAAAGAAGAATTCTTCACCATCAAAGATGATAGAATACTATTTAAAAGAAGAGAAATCAAGGGACCGAAGAGTGGAAAAGTCATCCCTGATGATATGATTTGCCAAGCATGCGGCATCTGCGTAAACAAATGCCCAGTAAATGCCTTAAGCCTCAAAAACGATAAAATAATAGTCGACCAAGAAGTTTGTATCAGCTGTGGTGAATGCGAAAACATATGCCCAGTAAACGCCATCAAACTAATCGAAAACTAA
- a CDS encoding 4Fe-4S binding protein gives MDITFKKSKNALKEDLQGRYMELEAVEGQDLDIGKCKVKGKFITISPECIRCNLCAEECPVDAIANAKSTRQAKVLENCVKCEICAQTCPIRCINVVESIATIDEDVKYHLKDLKIPHRILRMKNIKIDSERCKGCGTCIRFCPTGAIKLEDETATIDTSICIGCGACANVCEEGVIKLERELGPVIRTKELLIDQEACVACQICEENCPTEAIRLEDEELIFSDDKCILCEVCSTKCPVGALKLKRLSHES, from the coding sequence ATGGATATAACATTTAAAAAAAGTAAAAATGCGCTTAAAGAAGACCTACAGGGAAGATACATGGAGCTAGAGGCCGTGGAAGGCCAAGATTTAGATATTGGAAAATGTAAAGTGAAAGGTAAATTCATAACAATTTCCCCAGAATGTATAAGATGTAACTTATGCGCCGAAGAATGTCCAGTAGACGCTATAGCCAATGCAAAATCCACAAGACAGGCTAAAGTGCTAGAAAATTGCGTAAAATGTGAAATATGCGCTCAAACATGTCCCATAAGATGTATAAATGTGGTTGAGAGCATAGCAACAATAGACGAAGATGTGAAATATCACCTCAAGGATTTGAAAATACCCCACAGAATCTTGAGAATGAAAAACATCAAAATAGACAGCGAAAGATGCAAAGGTTGCGGTACATGCATCAGATTCTGCCCAACAGGAGCCATAAAACTTGAAGATGAAACTGCAACCATAGATACTAGTATATGTATTGGCTGCGGAGCTTGTGCAAACGTATGTGAAGAAGGCGTGATAAAACTCGAAAGAGAACTCGGACCCGTAATAAGAACGAAAGAACTTCTAATAGACCAAGAAGCTTGTGTTGCATGCCAAATATGTGAGGAAAATTGTCCAACAGAAGCCATAAGACTCGAAGATGAGGAACTCATATTCTCAGATGATAAATGCATCCTATGTGAAGTATGCTCTACTAAATGCCCAGTAGGTGCACTAAAATTGAAGAGGTTATCCCATGAAAGTTAA
- a CDS encoding CBS domain-containing protein, which yields MKVKELMDKKFIVVGPDADLDEVSEKMEKHKRFTIPVVDEKRRLIGWITSLNVIRGLREGKKRVSEIMHIPEEIIHVHENDPARLAVLKISKHKVVNLPVLDDEGVIVGIVRALDIVKTLSSLYEIKVYKIFEAMSQELKGISWDELMEAAAIITRRRTGERITAAEYEERIKKSTFGEAIWATGGLEKFFVGLIAIGELVIARKVARARK from the coding sequence ATGAAAGTTAAAGAGCTTATGGATAAAAAATTTATAGTAGTAGGCCCAGATGCGGATCTGGATGAAGTATCAGAAAAAATGGAAAAACATAAAAGATTCACCATACCTGTAGTAGACGAGAAAAGGAGACTTATAGGATGGATAACATCCCTCAATGTCATCAGGGGCCTTAGAGAGGGTAAAAAGAGGGTATCAGAGATTATGCACATACCAGAGGAGATTATACACGTACATGAAAATGACCCGGCAAGATTAGCAGTCTTAAAAATCTCAAAACATAAAGTTGTTAACTTGCCTGTATTAGATGATGAAGGTGTCATTGTTGGGATTGTAAGAGCATTGGACATAGTGAAAACACTTTCTAGTTTATATGAGATCAAGGTTTACAAGATCTTTGAGGCCATGTCCCAGGAGTTAAAGGGTATAAGCTGGGATGAGCTCATGGAAGCCGCTGCTATAATCACAAGAAGAAGAACAGGAGAAAGGATAACAGCAGCAGAATATGAGGAAAGGATAAAAAAATCAACATTTGGAGAGGCAATCTGGGCAACTGGCGGACTTGAAAAATTCTTCGTTGGACTTATAGCAATTGGAGAATTAGTCATAGCTAGAAAAGTTGCAAGGGCTAGGAAATAA
- the cbiM gene encoding cobalt transporter CbiM: protein MHIPDGFIPLSQCLIYWIIAIVALYFSIRWASRKLDERQIPLFAVLAAGIFAIQAMNVPIPWGTSGHMVGAALIAIIFASPWAAVLLLSIVLILQGLIFGDGGITALGANILNMGIIGGFVGYYLFKGTRSLGEIPAVFIAAWASIFLAAIACAIEMWIAGTFPLDKGLAMMGLYHAVIGIIEGVLTVVIVLAVQSARPDLFSFKEWGKEKAEVLSK from the coding sequence TTGCATATACCCGATGGTTTCATACCACTTTCCCAGTGTCTCATCTACTGGATAATAGCAATCGTAGCCTTGTATTTTAGTATTAGATGGGCCAGCAGAAAACTCGATGAAAGGCAAATCCCCCTCTTCGCAGTCCTAGCAGCTGGTATATTCGCGATACAAGCAATGAACGTCCCGATCCCATGGGGTACTAGTGGACACATGGTCGGCGCGGCACTTATTGCCATAATATTCGCAAGTCCATGGGCAGCAGTCCTATTATTATCAATCGTACTTATACTACAAGGTTTGATATTTGGTGATGGTGGAATAACAGCACTAGGAGCTAACATCCTCAATATGGGCATCATCGGAGGATTCGTAGGATATTACCTATTCAAGGGTACAAGGAGCCTAGGAGAAATACCCGCAGTTTTCATAGCAGCATGGGCTTCAATATTTTTGGCAGCTATAGCATGTGCAATAGAAATGTGGATCGCGGGGACATTCCCACTAGATAAAGGACTTGCAATGATGGGATTATACCATGCAGTCATAGGAATCATAGAAGGAGTCCTAACTGTAGTAATAGTACTAGCAGTTCAAAGCGCTCGCCCCGACCTATTCTCATTTAAAGAGTGGGGAAAAGAAAAGGCAGAGGTGTTATCTAAATGA
- a CDS encoding PDGLE domain-containing protein, with amino-acid sequence MKSRDKKLIVGGAIIALIIAALAPFLASQNPDGLESTAEKVMPNPETEPVIESPLPDYTIPGLGKEGEVLALVLGTIIVLIIAYGISAALKTGK; translated from the coding sequence ATGAAGAGTCGAGACAAAAAACTAATTGTTGGCGGGGCTATCATAGCCCTCATCATAGCAGCACTGGCACCATTCCTAGCATCCCAAAACCCCGACGGATTAGAAAGTACAGCAGAAAAGGTAATGCCAAACCCAGAAACCGAACCAGTCATAGAATCACCCTTGCCTGATTATACCATACCAGGACTCGGTAAGGAAGGAGAAGTACTTGCATTAGTCCTTGGCACGATAATAGTTCTAATCATAGCCTATGGGATAAGTGCGGCGCTTAAAACTGGGAAATAA
- the cbiQ gene encoding cobalt ECF transporter T component CbiQ — translation MEDLISIERETLKESPIHHLDGRIKIIISLIIIIYAVSASDLLILLIIEAYLLLLLSLSRIPFSYILKRLFLILPFGGFIALFQLFIRTGDIIWTGPLGVHVTMQGLLFGILLFAKITVSITAIILLSSTTPMQELTNSMRGIGIPHTFIMLLNLTVRYLFFFYDELERIKNAQKTRCFDIWNKNTEYSWRLKKIGETIAMIFLRAYEQGEKTYLSMLSRGYSQESQMYHKKSPLKRTDILFMILNIALIIVLYYIQNFKL, via the coding sequence ATGGAAGATCTTATAAGCATAGAAAGGGAAACTCTAAAGGAAAGTCCCATACATCATCTTGATGGGCGCATAAAAATAATAATAAGTCTAATCATAATAATTTATGCAGTGAGCGCCTCTGATCTCCTAATCCTTCTTATAATCGAGGCCTACCTCCTACTTTTATTATCGCTTTCTAGGATACCATTCTCCTACATATTAAAGAGACTATTTTTGATATTGCCCTTTGGAGGTTTCATCGCCCTATTCCAATTATTTATAAGGACTGGTGATATTATCTGGACCGGACCCCTTGGGGTTCATGTGACAATGCAAGGACTCCTATTTGGGATACTATTATTTGCAAAGATAACCGTTAGTATAACAGCGATAATACTACTTTCTTCAACAACACCAATGCAGGAACTTACAAATTCAATGAGGGGAATCGGGATACCACACACATTTATCATGCTACTAAATCTAACTGTAAGATACCTATTCTTTTTCTATGATGAACTTGAAAGGATAAAAAACGCCCAAAAAACCAGATGCTTTGACATATGGAATAAAAACACTGAATACTCATGGAGACTTAAGAAAATCGGGGAAACTATCGCAATGATATTCCTACGCGCTTATGAACAAGGCGAAAAAACTTACCTAAGCATGTTAAGCCGCGGATATTCCCAAGAAAGCCAAATGTACCATAAAAAATCTCCATTAAAAAGAACTGACATCCTATTCATGATCCTAAATATAGCCCTCATAATAGTACTCTACTACATCCAAAACTTCAAATTATAA
- a CDS encoding HesA/MoeB/ThiF family protein, with translation MPRRYEGLTYWEIITRQMGFLKKNEQLKLKKGRVAVIGCGGIGGAAIEMLARMGVGSLSIVDKDTFSISNINRQLMSNFHNIGKPKVTATQERVWKINPFIEIRIFNCEVNESNVNKIIENNDVVIDAMDNIISRIIVSRECKRSKIPFVHGAVHASMGQVTVFGDGTPSYEKVFKLPSKGLRLTSDVKEKVRRLEGEIPPVIGPVPNIVGCIESFEALKLLTGKGNVIWAPKLLTFDLLKDDPFKIVEL, from the coding sequence ATGCCAAGAAGATATGAAGGCTTAACCTATTGGGAGATAATAACCAGACAGATGGGTTTTTTGAAAAAGAATGAACAGCTAAAGCTAAAGAAAGGCAGAGTTGCAGTAATTGGATGCGGGGGTATCGGCGGCGCCGCCATTGAAATGCTAGCTAGGATGGGTGTGGGATCACTATCTATTGTAGATAAGGACACCTTCAGCATATCTAATATCAACAGACAGTTGATGAGCAATTTTCATAATATTGGAAAGCCGAAAGTAACCGCTACCCAAGAAAGGGTATGGAAAATAAACCCCTTCATTGAGATCAGGATTTTTAATTGTGAAGTTAATGAAAGCAATGTGAATAAAATCATAGAAAATAATGATGTTGTAATTGACGCCATGGATAACATCATATCAAGGATCATAGTTAGTAGAGAGTGTAAAAGATCAAAAATACCCTTTGTACACGGAGCCGTGCATGCTTCAATGGGCCAAGTGACCGTATTCGGAGATGGAACACCATCCTATGAAAAAGTTTTTAAATTACCTTCAAAGGGTCTCAGATTAACAAGTGATGTTAAAGAGAAAGTTCGACGTTTAGAAGGTGAAATTCCACCAGTTATAGGACCAGTACCGAATATTGTTGGTTGTATAGAATCATTTGAAGCTTTAAAACTTTTAACAGGCAAAGGTAATGTTATATGGGCTCCCAAACTTTTAACCTTTGACCTTCTAAAGGATGACCCCTTTAAGATTGTGGAACTATAA